Proteins encoded within one genomic window of Natronobeatus ordinarius:
- a CDS encoding helix-turn-helix domain-containing protein, translating into MTIEASFTVKQADFPLSAVFEQLTDVTIELDRIVPTGEAVIPYFWISADDTNKLTTDLSADIGIDQVKVIDQVEKQMFVRIDWNLAHESILTAIVNTDITLLSGIGKGKQWTFEVRASEQQDLSDFQTYCQDHDIPIELTELHAISSLRSDREYDLTDGQRDALIMAYSNGYFDSPRDATQDDLAAELGITRQAVSSRLQRGMRRLVASTLITPEE; encoded by the coding sequence ATGACAATCGAAGCCTCATTCACCGTAAAGCAAGCAGATTTCCCGTTGAGCGCTGTGTTTGAGCAGTTGACGGATGTCACGATCGAGTTAGATCGTATCGTGCCGACGGGCGAAGCGGTTATCCCGTACTTTTGGATTTCTGCTGATGACACAAATAAACTCACGACAGATCTGAGTGCTGATATCGGGATCGATCAGGTCAAAGTAATCGACCAAGTGGAGAAACAGATGTTCGTCCGTATCGACTGGAATCTCGCTCACGAGAGCATTCTCACGGCAATCGTAAACACTGATATCACGCTTCTTTCGGGCATCGGCAAGGGAAAACAGTGGACCTTTGAAGTCCGGGCAAGCGAGCAACAAGACCTCTCCGACTTCCAGACATACTGCCAAGACCACGACATTCCGATCGAGTTGACTGAACTACACGCGATTTCCTCGCTCAGGTCCGACCGGGAATACGACCTCACCGATGGGCAACGGGATGCGCTGATAATGGCGTATTCGAACGGATACTTTGACTCGCCACGAGACGCCACGCAAGACGATCTCGCAGCCGAACTCGGGATTACCCGGCAGGCGGTTTCATCCCGATTACAGCGCGGTATGCGACGCCTCGTAGCAAGCACTCTCATCACTCCCGAGGAGTAG
- a CDS encoding DUF7558 family protein, translating to MQQTLSGCAFCEALPGADAGEAHTWGKEERVTHQICVDCAIQAQPDPDERDHHACDGCGLVVDTLAALTRFRVELGHLEGPLQLCACCSPSGPATYWTRDLEEHLVAVPAE from the coding sequence ATGCAGCAGACACTCTCCGGGTGTGCCTTCTGTGAGGCGCTGCCCGGTGCTGACGCTGGTGAAGCACACACCTGGGGGAAAGAAGAGCGGGTCACCCACCAGATCTGTGTCGACTGTGCAATTCAGGCGCAACCCGATCCCGATGAGCGCGATCACCACGCTTGCGACGGGTGTGGACTCGTCGTTGACACGCTCGCAGCGCTCACCCGGTTCCGCGTGGAACTCGGCCATCTCGAGGGGCCGCTACAGCTTTGTGCTTGCTGTAGCCCCAGTGGGCCCGCCACGTACTGGACGCGCGACCTCGAGGAACACCTCGTAGCGGTGCCAGCGGAATAG
- a CDS encoding HalOD1 output domain-containing protein → MEPSQPLAANPEIAESLSPIEFDVESECFQATYDSTRDATSLAVVAVVATARGEDPLALTPLQTVIDTEAFDNLTTESATGLGNCDSISFRYDGFEITVTSEGVIEAAPIENA, encoded by the coding sequence ATGGAACCGTCTCAACCCTTGGCCGCGAACCCGGAGATCGCAGAGTCACTGAGCCCAATTGAATTCGATGTGGAGAGTGAATGTTTCCAAGCGACGTACGACAGCACCCGCGATGCGACAAGTCTAGCGGTCGTTGCAGTTGTTGCGACCGCCCGTGGGGAAGACCCGCTGGCCTTGACACCGCTTCAGACCGTTATTGACACAGAGGCATTTGACAACCTGACGACGGAGTCAGCTACCGGTCTCGGAAACTGTGACAGCATTTCCTTCAGGTATGACGGGTTCGAGATCACGGTCACGAGTGAGGGAGTTATCGAGGCAGCCCCTATCGAGAACGCATAA
- a CDS encoding succinylglutamate desuccinylase/aspartoacylase domain-containing protein translates to MDRDFGPLDVTVRGPGEPEVVVVAGVHGDERSGIRAVNRLREADLDLQRSVAFVLANPEAIEAGKRYLDSDLNRVFPGDPDGDREERIAARLCEFVEGRVTLSLHGTDAEPTPFALIHSAQEREFELASQLPVPHIVDHWGVNEETITTCGFTVEIELAAANTDEIADAAEQQARSFLDRVDALPGDPPAVDSAYFHMDEPVPKPGGSSYEVHVENFERVPEGAVYASVDGRELTADEAFWPIMLSAEGSEDIFGYRGQKIGESLDDVRETWIGAERDPRDSE, encoded by the coding sequence ATGGACAGAGATTTCGGTCCGCTCGACGTGACCGTTCGGGGACCGGGCGAGCCCGAGGTGGTGGTCGTCGCCGGCGTACATGGCGACGAGCGGAGCGGTATCCGCGCGGTGAACCGCCTGCGCGAGGCCGACCTCGACCTGCAACGAAGCGTTGCGTTCGTCCTCGCCAACCCGGAGGCAATCGAGGCCGGCAAGCGCTACCTCGACTCGGATCTCAACCGGGTCTTTCCCGGCGATCCGGACGGCGACCGAGAGGAACGGATCGCCGCTCGACTCTGTGAGTTCGTCGAGGGACGCGTGACGCTTTCGTTACACGGAACCGACGCGGAACCGACGCCGTTCGCGCTGATACACAGCGCCCAGGAGCGTGAGTTCGAACTGGCCTCGCAACTGCCCGTGCCGCACATCGTCGATCACTGGGGGGTAAACGAGGAGACGATCACGACGTGTGGGTTCACCGTCGAAATCGAACTCGCCGCAGCAAATACCGATGAGATCGCTGACGCAGCCGAACAGCAGGCACGCTCGTTTCTCGATCGAGTGGACGCGCTCCCCGGCGACCCACCCGCTGTGGATTCGGCGTACTTCCACATGGACGAGCCCGTTCCGAAGCCCGGCGGCTCTTCCTACGAGGTACACGTCGAAAACTTCGAACGCGTTCCGGAAGGGGCCGTCTACGCGAGCGTGGACGGACGGGAACTGACTGCCGACGAGGCGTTCTGGCCGATCATGCTGTCCGCGGAGGGCTCCGAGGACATCTTTGGCTATCGAGGACAGAAAATCGGCGAGTCGCTGGACGACGTCCGGGAGACGTGGATCGGTGCAGAGCGAGATCCGCGGGATTCCGAGTAG
- a CDS encoding DUF7344 domain-containing protein, producing the protein MSEQVASSREDFQTALRKQQERVVAALAAEEMIDATPIVRDDETLSCEEYVTLVYELHHVHLPELQAAGVIEFDRREDIVYRGERFDKAHPRLKYGRDR; encoded by the coding sequence ATGAGTGAGCAGGTTGCTTCGAGTCGTGAGGACTTCCAGACAGCGCTACGAAAGCAACAAGAACGAGTGGTAGCTGCCCTCGCAGCAGAGGAGATGATAGATGCAACGCCGATTGTTCGGGATGATGAAACTCTCTCCTGCGAGGAGTACGTCACGCTCGTGTATGAACTCCACCACGTCCATCTGCCCGAGTTACAGGCTGCGGGGGTGATTGAATTTGATCGACGCGAAGACATAGTGTACCGAGGAGAACGCTTTGACAAGGCCCATCCGAGACTCAAATACGGTCGTGACCGGTGA
- a CDS encoding SOSS complex subunit B family protein — translation MSSKNVTSEVVSVDEQAFEKADEAEVDEDGFEVVDETPEFQATVQMEVQAKVDANHPDGMVDTSEERIYGATLEQEERIRAREAELERISARAEMGMQDGRENRTRDIVAKQSAERRVEFQKRAASVNPWADPDRDDPRAELTQEQLAAVNKQSMRLAEKLDGWSRAAIGRRMGEAVVDGKDLMSAVVGVFEELQTAPGQVVPIGMLEGVNRKEVSIEGTVTQLWEPSSSAISQVGLIEDDSGKTKVTVWEKSNAPWIKEGEHVRIHGAARNWYEGRVSLAVTGWSTLHFPERGRWWE, via the coding sequence ATGTCAAGTAAGAACGTTACCAGTGAAGTAGTTTCGGTCGATGAACAGGCATTCGAAAAAGCGGACGAAGCGGAAGTCGATGAAGATGGCTTCGAGGTCGTCGATGAGACGCCGGAATTCCAGGCGACGGTGCAGATGGAGGTGCAGGCGAAAGTCGATGCGAACCACCCGGACGGGATGGTCGACACCAGTGAAGAGCGGATCTACGGTGCGACTCTTGAACAGGAAGAGCGCATTCGGGCGCGAGAGGCGGAGCTGGAGCGCATCAGTGCCAGGGCGGAGATGGGGATGCAAGACGGTCGGGAGAATCGGACGCGAGATATCGTAGCGAAGCAGAGTGCTGAGCGACGTGTTGAGTTCCAGAAACGGGCGGCGAGCGTGAACCCGTGGGCGGATCCGGACCGAGACGATCCTCGTGCAGAACTGACGCAGGAGCAGTTGGCGGCGGTGAACAAGCAGTCAATGCGGCTGGCAGAGAAGCTGGATGGCTGGTCGCGAGCAGCGATTGGTCGGCGAATGGGTGAAGCCGTCGTCGATGGAAAAGACCTGATGAGTGCAGTCGTCGGGGTTTTCGAAGAGTTGCAGACGGCGCCGGGACAGGTGGTCCCCATCGGGATGCTCGAAGGCGTCAATCGGAAAGAAGTGAGCATCGAAGGTACTGTGACACAGCTGTGGGAGCCGTCGAGTTCAGCTATTTCCCAAGTGGGGCTTATCGAAGACGACAGTGGGAAAACTAAGGTGACGGTCTGGGAGAAATCGAATGCCCCGTGGATCAAGGAAGGTGAACATGTGCGCATTCACGGAGCAGCACGGAACTGGTACGAAGGACGCGTCTCACTAGCCGTCACTGGGTGGTCGACCCTGCATTTCCCTGAGCGCGGACGGTGGTGGGAATAG
- the prf1 gene encoding peptide chain release factor aRF-1 — MQTTEYELRDRIDQLRNYRGEGTELITVAVPPDKSLHAVRERIDREYAQAANIKSDQTRTHVQDALGRIRRLLQAYEETPQSGLIIYAGVVDGELHDAVFDDLDVPVDVSLYRCAAEFETAPVEQALSPSEVYGLVVLERGRAALGRLAGKRIVSIRTFESQVMGKSRAGGQSAQRFERERDRQKHEFFEKVADAAEQTFLDEPTVDGILLGGTTITVDEFQQGGYLHYELRDRILGVYPIEYATKQGLSQLVARSEDVLSDAERRREREFLDRFFTALGQREDVAYGAEETRTALDYGAVDVLIVSDARPSAEIRELEAVTTDQGGECLVVSTDTDRGAQFDTAFGGLGALLRFPIN, encoded by the coding sequence ATGCAAACCACCGAGTACGAACTCCGCGATCGAATCGATCAGCTCAGAAACTACCGTGGCGAGGGCACCGAACTCATCACCGTAGCCGTTCCGCCAGACAAATCACTCCATGCAGTCCGCGAGCGCATCGATCGCGAATATGCACAGGCTGCGAACATCAAATCTGATCAGACACGAACCCACGTCCAGGATGCTCTTGGACGCATCCGACGCCTTCTGCAAGCGTACGAAGAAACGCCACAAAGCGGCCTCATCATCTACGCTGGTGTCGTCGACGGTGAGCTGCACGACGCCGTCTTCGACGATCTCGACGTCCCCGTCGACGTCTCACTGTACCGCTGTGCGGCTGAATTCGAGACCGCCCCCGTCGAGCAGGCGCTCTCCCCGTCAGAGGTGTACGGTCTGGTTGTCCTCGAACGGGGCCGTGCCGCTCTCGGCCGCCTCGCCGGCAAACGCATCGTTTCCATCCGGACGTTCGAGAGCCAGGTGATGGGGAAATCCCGTGCGGGCGGTCAGAGTGCGCAGCGTTTCGAACGTGAGCGGGATCGCCAGAAACACGAGTTCTTCGAGAAGGTTGCCGACGCTGCCGAACAGACATTCCTCGACGAGCCTACTGTCGATGGCATTCTCCTCGGCGGCACGACGATTACCGTCGACGAGTTCCAGCAGGGTGGCTATCTCCACTACGAGTTGCGGGACCGCATACTGGGCGTGTATCCGATTGAGTACGCGACTAAACAGGGCCTCTCGCAGCTCGTTGCGCGTTCCGAGGACGTACTGTCTGATGCTGAGCGCCGACGGGAACGAGAGTTTCTCGATCGGTTCTTCACGGCGCTGGGGCAGCGTGAAGATGTCGCCTACGGAGCTGAGGAAACGCGAACCGCCCTCGACTACGGGGCGGTCGACGTCCTCATCGTTTCTGACGCACGACCATCAGCAGAGATTCGTGAATTGGAGGCAGTGACGACCGACCAAGGCGGTGAGTGTCTCGTTGTGTCGACTGACACAGACCGAGGTGCCCAGTTCGATACTGCATTCGGGGGTCTTGGAGCGCTCCTCCGGTTTCCGATCAACTAA
- a CDS encoding DUF7437 domain-containing protein, which produces MSRTSNRTDGDVIRDFLSVADLLEEPQLAQLYAYLAREEEATVQELMNELDLAQGTAYTYVNRLVDAGVIEATTDEQPRVYVARDINLTVTAADDAREYTITPALIDAIARRTTDDDIDTYIDRHGIAGLATALTYTVDRERGEVTHRLMARDLDISPLAAEIILQALRPVVHEHFDIEEAGASVADIEVVDRDIAGDNA; this is translated from the coding sequence ATGTCACGCACCTCAAACCGAACCGACGGCGACGTCATCCGCGACTTCCTCTCGGTCGCGGACCTCCTCGAGGAGCCACAGCTCGCCCAGCTGTACGCGTATCTCGCCCGAGAGGAGGAAGCAACCGTTCAGGAACTCATGAACGAACTCGACCTCGCACAGGGAACGGCCTACACCTATGTGAACCGGCTGGTCGACGCCGGCGTCATCGAGGCGACCACCGACGAGCAACCCCGGGTGTACGTCGCTCGCGACATCAATCTGACCGTCACAGCAGCTGATGACGCTCGCGAGTACACGATTACGCCCGCGCTCATCGACGCCATCGCCCGTCGCACGACCGACGACGACATCGATACCTACATCGACCGCCACGGCATCGCCGGACTCGCAACGGCACTCACCTACACCGTCGACCGGGAACGTGGCGAGGTCACCCACCGGCTGATGGCCCGTGATCTCGACATCTCGCCGCTCGCCGCCGAGATCATCCTGCAGGCGCTTCGCCCCGTCGTCCACGAGCACTTCGATATCGAGGAGGCGGGCGCGTCGGTCGCGGATATCGAGGTTGTCGACCGGGACATCGCTGGCGACAACGCGTGA
- a CDS encoding Lrp/AsnC family transcriptional regulator: MDDVQIDDVDRSILHQLQLNARQTDTEIAEKVDVTSTTVRNRLDKLEDGGVIRGYHPEINYERAGYPLHVMFVCTVNPNKLETMAEQILDVRGVVTTRDLLGGERNVHIEVVADTVREIEEIRNELADLGLTINSSEIISETQVQSWDHFYPRPAPDARQDDTDD; this comes from the coding sequence ATGGACGACGTTCAAATCGACGACGTGGACCGGAGCATCCTGCACCAACTCCAACTCAACGCCCGCCAGACCGATACGGAGATCGCCGAGAAGGTGGATGTGACCTCCACGACGGTCCGGAATCGCCTCGACAAACTCGAAGATGGGGGCGTGATTCGGGGCTATCACCCCGAGATCAACTACGAGCGAGCGGGCTACCCCCTCCACGTCATGTTTGTCTGCACGGTCAACCCGAATAAGCTGGAAACAATGGCCGAACAGATCCTCGACGTTCGCGGTGTAGTGACCACTCGTGATTTGCTTGGGGGCGAACGGAATGTCCACATCGAGGTCGTCGCCGACACGGTCAGGGAGATCGAAGAGATCCGCAACGAACTGGCGGATTTGGGCCTGACGATCAACAGTTCTGAGATCATCTCCGAGACACAGGTCCAGTCATGGGACCACTTCTATCCACGGCCGGCCCCCGACGCGCGCCAGGACGACACCGACGATTGA
- a CDS encoding TrmB family transcriptional regulator translates to MTAEQRIAETVSLLQDLGLKEYEARCLVTLTQLSTGTAKEISEISEVPRTRVYDAVRVLESKGLVAVQHSNPQRFRAVSIEEATATLRQQYDTRIDTLQSHLEALDLQPEVDDSDRMQEVWTLSGHDGIEARTHTLLEDADSEIVLLVVEEELLTEALYERLHDAVDRGVDVIIGGETDAIIAKLGTELPSVKVFETELDWLLGPETDDEVAISRLLLVDRTTLLVTSFYPDADHDDSHEQAIFANGLENGIVVLLRRIISSGLLPLADPTR, encoded by the coding sequence ATGACCGCTGAGCAACGTATCGCCGAGACGGTGAGTCTGTTGCAGGACCTCGGACTGAAGGAGTACGAGGCGCGGTGTCTCGTGACATTGACGCAACTCTCGACGGGGACCGCCAAGGAAATCAGCGAGATCTCCGAGGTCCCTAGGACCCGGGTGTACGACGCCGTCCGGGTGCTGGAGTCAAAGGGGTTGGTCGCAGTGCAGCACTCGAATCCCCAGCGGTTTCGCGCGGTCAGCATCGAGGAGGCAACCGCGACCTTGCGGCAGCAGTACGACACGCGGATCGACACCCTCCAGTCACACCTCGAAGCGCTCGATCTCCAACCGGAGGTCGACGACAGCGACCGAATGCAGGAGGTATGGACGCTGTCCGGCCACGACGGCATCGAGGCCCGGACACACACGCTGCTGGAGGACGCCGACTCGGAGATCGTCCTGCTGGTCGTCGAGGAGGAACTTCTGACGGAGGCGTTGTACGAGCGGCTCCACGACGCGGTTGACCGCGGCGTCGACGTGATCATCGGTGGCGAGACGGATGCGATCATCGCCAAGCTCGGTACCGAGCTTCCATCCGTGAAGGTGTTCGAAACCGAACTGGACTGGCTCTTGGGGCCCGAGACCGACGACGAGGTTGCCATCAGCCGCCTGCTGTTGGTCGACCGCACGACGTTGCTGGTCACTTCCTTCTACCCGGACGCCGACCACGACGACTCACACGAGCAGGCGATCTTCGCCAACGGCCTGGAGAACGGTATCGTCGTCCTCCTGCGCCGGATAATCTCCTCGGGGCTGCTCCCCCTGGCGGACCCGACGAGGTAG
- a CDS encoding HNH endonuclease, with protein MESEKRVYTCEICGAEFETPGAKGGHKRAHQLKISREELQAEIKRLAEVSGRTPTTNMMDEQGSYSAACVKQRFGSWGDALRSIDLMPNNRYDITPAEVKQDIRAVREKLGRPPTSTEHREMGEYSVSLAQDTFGSWNDALQAAGFEPHREIGIPDEVLLDEIRTLVEVLGKVPTATDMDEYGRFSCRCYFDRWDGWQAAVRSAGHEPVGRPSGPANGNWKADSKDERRYYGPNWKAQRAKALERDSYVCQTPGCDWSQTAHREAFGKGLHVHHIQPLSSFGDRDDDVDFERANRLENLVTVCVQHHRLWERVSPLRPDTSQSP; from the coding sequence ATGGAATCAGAGAAACGAGTGTATACGTGTGAGATTTGTGGAGCCGAGTTCGAAACACCAGGAGCAAAGGGCGGCCACAAACGAGCGCATCAGCTCAAAATCAGCCGTGAAGAGTTACAGGCGGAAATCAAGCGACTAGCGGAGGTTTCTGGAAGGACACCGACCACTAACATGATGGATGAACAAGGGTCTTATTCTGCGGCCTGTGTGAAACAGCGATTTGGCTCATGGGGAGATGCATTACGGTCAATCGATCTGATGCCAAATAACAGATACGACATCACCCCAGCGGAGGTCAAACAAGATATCAGAGCTGTCAGAGAGAAGCTTGGCAGACCACCAACATCGACCGAGCATCGTGAAATGGGAGAATATTCCGTGAGCCTGGCTCAGGACACGTTTGGGAGTTGGAACGACGCATTACAGGCTGCTGGTTTTGAGCCCCATCGCGAGATAGGGATTCCTGACGAAGTTCTCCTCGATGAAATCCGGACGCTTGTCGAGGTACTGGGGAAGGTCCCAACAGCGACTGATATGGACGAGTACGGTCGGTTTTCTTGTCGGTGCTATTTTGATCGATGGGACGGCTGGCAGGCCGCAGTTCGATCTGCTGGCCACGAGCCAGTTGGTCGTCCATCAGGCCCTGCCAACGGCAACTGGAAAGCGGACTCAAAGGATGAGCGACGATACTACGGGCCGAACTGGAAGGCACAGCGGGCGAAGGCGCTTGAGCGAGACAGCTACGTATGTCAAACGCCGGGGTGTGACTGGTCACAGACTGCCCATCGGGAGGCGTTCGGGAAGGGGCTGCACGTTCACCATATCCAGCCGCTCAGTTCATTCGGGGACAGGGACGACGATGTGGACTTCGAGCGGGCCAATCGGCTTGAGAATCTCGTGACGGTTTGTGTTCAGCATCATCGCCTGTGGGAACGAGTCTCCCCACTTAGACCAGATACGAGCCAGTCCCCTTGA
- a CDS encoding type II toxin-antitoxin system death-on-curing family toxin codes for MTDDVAYPSVELVLDLHEQIVEEGDATEPGIRSEDAIESAVQYVSEGYFGEVPQTLHEKAVHLMRLLVADHPFVDGNKRTALRTVVVFYMLNGHTFDYGDEIRALLHRFATDEAAVDTETAVIYFRACARRN; via the coding sequence GTGACTGACGACGTCGCGTATCCTTCGGTCGAGCTCGTTCTCGATCTCCACGAGCAGATCGTTGAAGAAGGTGACGCCACAGAACCCGGAATTCGATCGGAGGACGCAATCGAATCTGCAGTGCAGTACGTCTCTGAAGGATACTTTGGAGAGGTTCCACAGACACTGCATGAAAAAGCGGTGCATCTGATGCGTCTTCTCGTTGCAGATCATCCCTTCGTCGACGGGAACAAGCGGACTGCACTCCGAACGGTGGTTGTCTTCTACATGCTGAACGGACACACGTTCGACTACGGCGACGAAATTCGGGCCTTACTGCACCGCTTTGCGACCGATGAAGCCGCTGTCGACACTGAAACCGCAGTGATTTACTTCCGAGCGTGTGCTCGTCGCAACTGA
- a CDS encoding DUF7344 domain-containing protein: MAQSTEAVTNTFRILADPVRRYVLYYLDEQETPVSLDRLATRVAAWHTDSDPGAVDDATLTEMRTALYHVHLPKFSEAGYIAWDTDSRTIRRGPSFDENASLFRFVADHEDVLPAGWP; this comes from the coding sequence ATGGCCCAGTCAACCGAGGCGGTAACCAATACCTTCCGCATTTTGGCAGATCCCGTTCGTCGGTACGTCCTGTACTACCTCGACGAGCAGGAGACTCCCGTCTCCCTCGACCGCCTCGCCACTCGGGTTGCTGCCTGGCACACCGACAGCGACCCGGGCGCCGTCGACGACGCCACCCTCACCGAGATGCGCACAGCCCTGTATCACGTTCACCTGCCCAAATTCTCCGAGGCAGGCTATATCGCGTGGGATACGGACTCCCGCACGATTCGGCGGGGACCCAGCTTCGACGAGAACGCGTCGTTATTCCGGTTTGTGGCCGACCACGAAGACGTACTGCCCGCGGGATGGCCGTAA